In Planococcus citri chromosome 4, ihPlaCitr1.1, whole genome shotgun sequence, the genomic window atttgtGGCTAAAATTGACCCCTTCAGACagtttcaccaaaaatgaacactttttgaaaatttttacaaaaatgggcAAGTTTCAACAATTGTGCTGAAAATGGGCACTTCATCactagttttccaaaaattgagacattttgacaagttttccaaaaaatgggacttttgaacaaattttccaaaaatttgaagctttttgacaaattttccgagaaatgagactttttgaaaagttttccaaaaattgggaCATTTTGGCtggtttttacaaaaattgagactttttgaaaagttttccaaaaattgggaCATTTTgactagtttttcaaaaattgagactttttgagtaattttccaaaacttgagACTATTACGTattcaaaaaatactacatattttcattaaaaattacaagttctttgaaaattactttaaaaaaagaaagttctGGAAGCAGTTTTGCAATCTTTTTGGCTTAGAACAACAAAACAAcgtttttattgtatttttcaacgGATTTATTCCTTAAAGAATGCGATTTTGTCCTTCGAAAACAGGACTTGTACTTATTATCTTTCAAACCGAAAAAGCACTaaaaagcaaccaaaaaaataaccaaaacagTGACAAAACAtttaaatgcagaaaaaaataaccaaaatcagaaattttcgttttatttaaaATCTAAAGATAGAAAGAATTCGATAGAAACTTTCACAATTATAACAagaaacaggactttttagTAATTGGTGCcgaaaaagtgatattttttcgtaatttttgcaaaaaaaaaaaaggttacctaattttgcaactttttaattgaattgGGGCAAAATGAGGATTttgtaatttctggaaaaaagcgAAATTCTTTACTATGTCAGTAAAAGAAAAGGCTTCTCAGCAATTTCAGGTGAAAAAGTGAcacattggaaaaattttttgtaaaaaagtgactttatagaatttagcaaaaaagttcaactttggggTAAGTACtgaatttttggggaaagaAATTTCGCTGAAAAGCGAtatgttgtcaattttttgtaaaaacgttttggcaattttggtccataaatcaatattttttttaatttttggtaatcttTGACAATGcaatcaaaaaagcgagacttttcgaatctttttttaggaaaaactaagactttttagaattttttaggTGGAATTTGTAACTATTTTGGTACTTTTTAGCAAGAAGTAATATGTAtaatgtatgttttttgttttttcacaaaGTACGGTCGAGATTCGGAAAAATTggttttgggaatttttttaaaaatagtaattttagTAATGTCgtcaagtaggtacttgaaaagtaaccgagtatACGAGACCTGCGAAAACTACTCGTAAGAGAGGAAAGGAACAGCGAAGCGAAGCAAATGTcgagaaatttttagaaaatgtttgcTATTttccatttgcaaaaaaaagtgggaatttcgcaaaatgagttttttcaaaatacttcgAAGGAAGGATTTTCGTACTTGGAAATTTCCTCCTTTTCGAAAAAAGGTGTTTATTACAAAAAGTTATCCAAGAAACCATACAACAACAACATTTATTATCTATAAATCCGAAAATTCTGCTTCTTCGGCAATATTTGTTACAAACTTTAAAATTCTATAAGTATCTGCGTTAAAAACGATAAATTTGCCGAGAAATGCAATAAATCGCGAtagtaaatttaaaatatgcCTAACCTACCTATTACATACAACAAATGTAGGCAGCCTAcgaaataatgaacaaaataaaaatataatcatACAAATAAACCGATTCAAATtgcgtaaaattaaaataattatttaaaatgttgcagattattttttcaattggaaaaacaaacaaacaagtgcagctgaaaaaattacaaaaagaagtcgaattttctgaaaaaaattctctatcaaatatttcaaaaaaacacaagaaaattcaactaaaaaatgGTCTGAGAATGAACAATATCACATTAGGTAGAATGTctcaatgacaaaaaaaatgtagctaCATATCTACGACACTTATTTTacttttacatcatttttttaatacctacattCATTCCGTACATCCATCAAAATAATCAGAAGACGAGACAGCTCAGGAACTAAAATTCATTAGATAAACCAACtatcaaaaattacacgaaCCTTTCCATTTGCTTTCAAATACAATTTCATCGCCTCACTATTCTCGTGATCATTCCTTTTACGCAATTTGTACTCCTGAGCAGCTTGTTCACTTCCGAAATACCAACGTAAAAATCCATCGATCGAATGAAAcccattttcttcaaaacacaCAGTGACAAAAGAATCATGACACTTCCGCCATGCCATCCAAAACTTGTACATGTtgatcagaaaattttcgaacagATTATCCATCTGAATGTTACATCTCAATTCAGATAATTCTTTTGGACTGAAATCACACCATTTAAGAAAATTATCCCAATCGTCCACggataataaataaaaaacaccGAACTTCAAAACATGCCGACATCTTTCGCGGAAAAATCGCTTCAATTCCATCAAACGTTGATCAGAAAACTTCAAACAATTCAGTAATCTTTTGAACGTTTTAAAACAGctaaatgagatgaaaaaagaCAATTGCCCAGTTTCTTTATCAGGTAGGTAACATTCTAGCAATTCAGCTGCTTCTTCCAATGTAAAACAaccatcgaaaaattgaaaacatttgcTTAAAGTGAAATCAGACTTATGCCGAATGATCCATCGCATATTTCgaacaattatttttgttcttACAATACGTGCTTGCTTTTCATCGCCAGCATCCGAACAGCAAAACATCAGGTACTCGGATAGCTCTTCGAACAATTCCGAATCCACGAAACCCTCGAAATTACGTCGCATTATTCCGTAATccaacattttggtttttttaaacttgacaATATCGTTTACATCCCCAAAACACAACGGCATCAATTCACGTAGATCTGAGACTCTGGCAAGACGGGTCAACTGTAGCCACCATTTGCTCCAGATTTGTTGCCCGATTCCATAATCAGCATACTTTAGTAGTTcgatcaaaaaaccaaaatcgcGACCAAAAGGGGGATCATGTGCATTATCTAAACATGCTTTGAACAATCTTTTAACGTGATTGAGGTACACATTCCAGGCAACATAATCCTTCAAATGATCGGGAGCAGAAAGCCATATTTCTT contains:
- the LOC135844503 gene encoding uncharacterized protein LOC135844503, yielding MDCDEESFPHFHFTQRTLQDIAASKYAFISWCNSNDLPHMPASIRSMIKDKIQSISKEIKNWIDNSRLFENDKLPREVTINCVAFDSAGGICSRRTVKNLLMSNLQRLDSKKQFQTACSYCIEEDIKRLWPWVKDDERFRKCHFRFSRRVHCVDLMDYWCSRMRDELKKVYGPQQKSPEWYVLSRLLSDGEFYVRNWSEVEYFWSKLNTHEKRSLVDKIWMEQKESYNFRMKPNPLTKHTSRLVIMNWNDMVLNNFVRFKWFLFIVDFAIDDVYCQYALQLWNYGKSSIVDGLTFLYDILLPLSKVAYKCEYSRYAAIILKEIWLSAPDHLKDYVAWNVYLNHVKRLFKACLDNAHDPPFGRDFGFLIELLKYADYGIGQQIWSKWWLQLTRLARVSDLRELMPLCFGDVNDIVKFKKTKMLDYGIMRRNFEGFVDSELFEELSEYLMFCCSDAGDEKQARIVRTKIIVRNMRWIIRHKSDFTLSKCFQFFDGCFTLEEAAELLECYLPDKETGQLSFFISFSCFKTFKRLLNCLKFSDQRLMELKRFFRERCRHVLKFGVFYLLSVDDWDNFLKWCDFSPKELSELRCNIQMDNLFENFLINMYKFWMAWRKCHDSFVTVCFEENGFHSIDGFLRWYFGSEQAAQEYKLRKRNDHENSEAMKLYLKANGKVRVIFDSWFI